Part of the Xiphophorus couchianus chromosome 2, X_couchianus-1.0, whole genome shotgun sequence genome, CATGTCGGCGAACCCCCAGGCAACAGGAAATGTTTAGACTTTTTTAATAGCGAGAGATATATGGTGCGATGACGGAACAGCTCATCAGCAAACTGGTGATCCAGTTGCTTCTTGGAGATCAGGGACACAGAGTGAGACTCATTAGTGTGTGTTTATCATCCACTGTGCTGCAGGATGAAGAATTAAAAGTCAACTAGtgtaaattatgtaaattttgACATCTTTTGCCCCATCTCTTGCACATAATATTCTCAACTGCACTAATGCattcattgttttatgtttttatttacagttttttaattaatttctaacactttttaaaatatatgttttttaaatgctcacgtactaaaaacacatttatgtaaatgtgtttttgtttgttataagaTCTATCTCAGCAGtgtgtatttaagtgtttttgtttacatttccttGTAGTTGCTGTACAATGGTAGTAACTGTAAAGTGTCCCCAAGGTGAAcaaataatgtttagattttattgtcTAGTGTTATTATTACCATAATGcattaataaatattcagttcatttattgCACTGTTGAAACTGCTGGACTGAATTTGGCTGGGTTGTGTATCAATGAATATTCCCAGTGTAGAACATTAAACAAgtaacattttaagtaaaaataaattattctgatcactttattcattttataaatCTGATTAATAATATTACTGAGGACCTAATTGATACTTAAGTCAAGGATGCCCGTGTCCAGTCCTGGAGAGCtacagtcctgcaacttttccATGCGTcgctgctccaacacacctggatcaaatctAATGTCTGCAGAATAGTAGCTCTCCAGGACTGGACTTGAGTATCccttttttaatgaataatgaaTTGTTATTTTGAATGAGGTGGCTAAATTATGTGCTCTGAATACCAAATACTGAAATGACTTTACTAATAACAATTGTCGAAAGCAGACAGCCTTGAAACAGGAAGCGATGTCTGAACTCTGAGAATGTTTCAAAGTCATCAAACTcaacaggaaggctgaaaaAAGATCAGCGAATGCATTCACAGATAATTCTTGATCCGAGCCATGATGCTTTCAATAAAACCATCCAGACCCGTCatttcctccttctctttgGCCACAGTAATTAAGCCTTCTACGTCACAGAGTGACAGCACTGCCATCTCCATGGTAACATATCACCTCCATCTGCCACAAAGGCCTCTTGAAGATTTTGggttattttcagaaataaaagatTGTGATTGCGATACCAAccaaaagaaagggaaaaaacaacatgatgcAACAGTACAAGTTTATGTTTAAGTGTTAATTAAAACAAGGCTTCGTAAAGTATTAAAGAATGATTTATTATCAGTTTATTCCATCCACATTTAAACGCGCAAACCCTGACATTGATAACCCtggtaaatgtgttttattgagcaTTCAAGGTAGAAATACGTGTGAATGCGCAGAAAGAGATCAGCCCTCTAGATGGCAGCAGAGTCATGAAACAACAATCAACATGCATCTCCAGGAAATGTGGGTTTTTCTGAGAATATCTAAAATTTACTCTTGTTGTTTGcactttttgtcaaaattaccTGCCTCGAGGGGCTTTTGTGAGTGTTTAATGTGAAATGTGGAATACCTCacattacattttaatctgaaagaaGACAAACATGTATTCACAGGATCCAGAGATCACATctacaacaaaaatatgtttgtctgaGGGGACCCCAAACACATTATCTATGAATTTTATGTTCAAATTTTATGTGCAGGGGAAAATTATCCTTAGTGGTGACTCCATCAAGGCCATCCACCAACAGGGGCAGACTGCGTTTGGTTAAAAGGTCAAAGCAACAGAGTCTTAAAGGTTaaagtcctgcagcagcagagaaacatgGCGGCCCTGTCCTGTTGTCCTCTTCAGTAGAACTTTACCATTTTATTATATTCTACGTCCGATGATGCTTTTTCATCCTGATTGCCTGAGCTTTGGAAACGAGAGagattattgtgtgtttgtgctgcagaggcCAGAGCTCTCCACAGTCATGAATCAGACATTTCTCCCTTTATGTCCTGGTCTCTTGTTAATTTAAACATGCAGCCCTTTCTTAAGGGATTCAGAACAACAGTCAATAGCTTCATGATCTCTCCCTGTCACTCTCtttagcacacacacacacacaaaacactggGCCCTTCCAGAGGAGGAGCCGCATCCACATGCAGGAaactttctgctgctctgtctACATCATTTACAGCCACTCTTTACTgcctgcacaaaaaaatctaatatttttaccaaatgtgttcccttttttatataaatattttccatgttAATTTTATACtacatctttatttttgaattcCTCTTTAGCTGGGGATGCACaaacttttttcatgtttcttacACCTCTGTATGAGGCTGCATCTCAGTCTGATGTTAAATTTCTCACTCACAAGTGGCATCTAGTCTTTAATACTAGATATCACAACGACACATGGACAGTATCTGATATCTCTGATCTCTAACCAGTCATAATATAACAGGTTGAAATAGAAAAGGAATCAAACTTGTCCAGCTATATGAGCTGTGTCATGTTTTGCGGctccagattatttttctttggatgAAGAAGGGGTAAAATGGCTCTTTTAATAGTAAAAGTCTCACACCCCCGCCCTATACACCCACCTGGGGCACTTCTGATAGCTCCCGAGAAATGAAACTAACTAGCCAATCACGCGTAGTTGCTaggagaaaacaataaatatttggcCAATCAGCATCGCTGAATTTAATGTCTTTGGGGCGCTCAGAATTTCGCCGCCTGCCACGATGCCTGACAGTTTTAGGTTGCTATGGTGATAACGTTGATAGGGACTACGGCAGAGAAGAGGAAACGTGACTGAATTCTCCATCTTTCATGACATTACAGATGATTTTGCAGATGACGGGTGAGCTATAGCTtctgttttattagtttgaaCTTCCATATTGGTCTTTTTTGTTGGTTAGCTCTGGTTAGCTAATGGTTCTCCGGATAAATGTCTTTTCTTAATTGTTAATAATAAAGTTGGGCTTGTAATGCTGGAcaacatggctgaaaaacgtgTCGAGACATAATCTTTCATATCAATCGACATTAATAATTATGGATTcggttttttctgtttgtttgtttcaaatatctgaaatattgacAAATTAATGGCGTGACTTTCCAGTTCTGTCCACAGTTTTCGCTCCACccaactgtttatttttgagcagcTTCTGCTCAAGTTACTCAactggttgttgctaggtaaccaaagagagagTGAGTAGTTGATGTCATAGACATGCATAGTATCCATGTCTATGAGTTGATGTCACCAACTTTGCTTCGCTGGCCTTGAGAGGTTGAGCGGctcctacatcccccagaatgctgtgcggtttgTTTGGCGCTGTGACTATTTCATGCTATATCAGCGTGTTTTAGTTCTTTAAAGTAGGAAGGCCTTTACTGTCTGCTGTCAGAATTTAACTTGTTTGTTCAGCTAGACTTCTAGCCAATTATGCATAAGTTTAAAACAGTAAGCtaaattttctacataattatgTTGACGGACTAGCcaattattgccaaaaaaaaaaattaaaggctGTTATTGCTTAGGATAGCACAACCATTTATTACGTTTAGGGAGCAAATATTAGTTTCTGCAGGGCCAGATTGATTTGAATAGCTCTCTCCACCTACCCGTGCATCCATTGTACAGGTCATTTTATCCTTTCAGGGTCATGATTAGGAATAGTGCCTGTGTCCAGGAACCAGAAGGAGCAATTTGAATGAAGAACGGGGTGAGAGGAACTCCATCAGCATCCTGTTGTGGGTTGTCAACCATTGCCTGATGATGTTGGAGCGATGGAAACTAACAGATGTCCTCAGCCTCTTCTGCCTCTTCCTATTctctaaaaaaaagttttttcgcTGTTAGAAATTACAGGGTGTTAATAGGCAGTCCTGTGTATAAACGGGTATAAACTGATGATACCAACAGATGATGGCAGGTTTAATACGCCCCTTGGCCAGAAGCTCCATGATGCCCTCCATACCAAAAAATACCATAActtcattattttcaaattctttAGGATTGTTTATATtcttaaaaatcccaaaatatcATTATAATTCACCTGATCTGCACCTATGACTTATATAAAGTACAATGTTTGCAAAATAcacattcattaaaataaatacgtATGTGTACATGGTAAATTGACTTTACATCACTTATGTGCAAATGAAATgaatgcaaaaacaataaatcaatggaGATTAATGTATAATAATTctaagagaaaatgaaagactATTTAGAACAAGTAGCGCTTTTGTAACTTTGTGCTTTTATAAATTGTACGTCATTCATAGCTTCTGCTTTTGTGTAAAAGAACTGCTAATTGTGCCTGCCAATGTGTGGGAGTCAATTACACTGAATTGCCTTAATTCCCCAGATCTTTACCCTGCCTTAATGTGACTATTTAACTCAAATAAATTATGTCTGTTTGGTTTAGCTTTATTAGTTTTCAAACTTTAGAACCAGCTTGGTACATCCATAAGCAGATTATGTATCTACATGTGCAGTACAACTCCAGCTTCCAAAACACTAAATTCCCCAAACATTTCTCTGTCCTGTTATATAAATAACTCATTTTATCTGTGACAGAATTGTCCCAAAACCGATCTTTGAAGAGTGAGGGATGAAGTTAGAGACCCTGTAATGAAGTTTCATCTGGCTGTAAGAGCAGGAAGAAAACGTCTCTCAGGTACAGTACGATCTTCTCCTGAGGCCTGATGGAGTCACTTACAGGGTTTTAGCAGcaagcaacaacctgctggacTAAACTAATTTAGATTTTCTGATCAATATACAAAACATAATCACATTGTTTATAGGCTGCATCTCTattcctgctgctttttctAGCTCAACAACTGTAGCTGTAGCGATGGTTCACAGAGTAGAAGAgagctaattattttttgttgatttaaaacattaaaatcagtcCTGTAGAAATACATTAATGGAAGCATCTCTATTTTTTATGCAGAAGCTTTTATGCATGTCACCAAACAACACCATGAGTGCCTTGACGTTACATGTGGGTCGCCCCAGTGGAAATATGTTTGTACGCCACATGACATAGTCTTTCATAACTCAATTAAAACAACTTGTTTCACAGTATGCTGgtttttaatccagttttattttggtgtgCCTCATGTAAGTGTGGCCTAGTAAACACAACGGTTGCCACCTTTATTCCTGTCACATCGGCGCATTCTGCTTACGTGGGCCTTGCTTGTAGAAACACTCCCATAGCCTGCAAGTTGCTTATAACCCGAGTGTAACACACAATGATCCgtgaaaataaacaagacaGAACATGAAGCAAAACACGCCTAAACGCAATGATTTATTTCCCTTACAATCTCTGTCATTACCAGGGATTGTGCAGAAATGACTGAAGCCTGAAGTCTCTCTGAGAGCGACATCAGGCAAGATGGAGACTGCGAATGCGTCTTCCATCATTAACATGACTGGAGGCAGTCACGCCGGCCTCTTTTCAAGGAGCCCATACACAGAAGCGGAGATAGTGCTCATCCTGCTGGCAGCTGGAATCCTTAGTCTGATCACTGTCACCGGGAACATCCTGGTCATACTCTCCATAAAGGTTGGGgtcttcctttttaaaatttttcataattaatGAGTTTGACTCAAGCATCCATTCCTGCACACTTTGAAAACATAACCAGACTTAGAGATAAGAATACAGCGTGTGTGCTCCTGTGCAGAAGGATAATCTAATAGGAACGAGAGAACATACATTATACTGCACAAAAAAGATTAGGATCTGACAGCCTGCTCCGTGTCGTTCCTTTAAAGGTAAACAAGAACCTGCAGACCATCAAcaactacttcctgttcagCTTGGCCTGTGCAGACCTCCTTATTGGGATCTGCTCCATGAACTTTTATGCCATTTTCATTGTGATTGACCAATGGCCTCTGGGAGAGGTGGAGTGCGACCTTTGGTTGATTGCTGATTATGTTGTCAGCAACGCCTCAGTCATGAACCTGCTCCTCATAAGCTTTGACCGGTACTTCTGTGTCACTAAACCCATGACCTACCCAGCATGTCGCAGCACCAAGATTGCTGGGATGATGATTGCTGCGGCCTGGATCCTGTCCTTCGTCCTATGGACTTCCTTAATCATGTCCTGGCAGTTCATTGCAGGAAGGAGATCTCTGCTCTTTACTCACTGCCACTGCCAGTTCTTCTTCAACCCATGGGTGACGTTCGTGGCATCCATCATAACTTTCTACCTGCCGTTGAGCATCATGGCCTGCCTGTACTGGCGGATCGCGAAGACCAGCTACAACAGCATAAAGAGGAACAGCAGGAGAACCTCAGGTTCAAGTTTATCAGAAATTGTCTCCTTCGTCCAAGGGGAAGTGATCGGTTCCACAACCAAACAGGACAAGGAGGAGACTGCAGCTGGGAAGGAGAAGGAAatgttgcagcagcacagtGTAACTGCACTCTTCAGAGAATCGCAGGCAGACCAAATGGACTCTGCATCAGAGACTGTCAACGCTTCGACTTCCAGAGAACTTAGCTCATTAAGGAGCTTTACAAATGTGAGTAAAATTCCAACCCAGACACCATCTTAACAGAATTCAGCTACCGATTTAGAGAAATCTGAGAGAGGAGGTGTAGTTTAAGTGGCCAACCTTGGAAGCAATCAGTTGTAATTGTAGTTTACTGAGTTTGTGAACCAACAGAACTCAGACTCAAAGATTAAATTCATAGCATCACATAGTAGCTGTTGTAACAAAACAGTATAACTATGAAGATTGTTCTTTGCACctgctccttaaaatcttaaatgttaaacaatttaaaatccttGAATTTTAAATGCTATGCTGAAACCATTTAGTCGTTGTCATTctgaataaacaaatgttaaatttctATATCAGTGGTCTGTTATAATATTAGTGGGGTCACTGAAGGCCTGGGCAGCCTTAAGGagctgctgacttaatttggtTTTGACAAAAGtccaaataatttatattttctgatttgttgtttttaagactatcTTTGTGGGTTTAAGTATTGTCGACAATGTCTTCTAGTAACATAactacccagtaatatttttacatttcctgtcaacatcCTTTAATACAAAAACTCAGTGGGCCGCCGGTGGAACGCCTCGGCGCCTCGACCATCTCTGTAGCAGTATGACAGCTTTATGGTAAAGTGGGTATGGAGAGTCAGACCCTAAAGAGTCTACTATAGTTGGTTTTGCTCAGTTTACACTGCCAAGTTATGactaaaaacaatttctacAATTGTAGTATATGTTTAGAGATTCAAGTTAAaatctgcagtaaaaaaaatagttaaaatcaCATACACTAAGTCATTTACTCCGTTTTGTAGTAGCctttaagccttttttaatAGTCTTCATTTGTAAATGCTTGACATTTGTTTGAATAGGAACAATTATTATTCATAATAcgctaaatgaaaaacaaacacaactttgGAACCTAAAATAGTCAACATGGAAACCTGTATCTTCTCCTCCTCTCGTCCCTCAGGTTTCTGATCGTAATGTGAGGGTGCAAATTCTGGAAAAGTGGAGAAGGAGGGTCAGTActtgcagggaaaaaaaagtgacgCGCACCATTGTGGCTGTCATGGTTGCTTTTATCGTCACATGGACGCCGTACAACATCATGGTCCTTGTCCACGCACTCTGCAACAACTGCGTCCCAAAAACACTGTGGAGCACATTGTACTGGCTCTGCTACGTCAACAGCACCGTCAACCCCGCCTGCTACGCCCT contains:
- the LOC114151799 gene encoding muscarinic acetylcholine receptor M2-like, with amino-acid sequence METANASSIINMTGGSHAGLFSRSPYTEAEIVLILLAAGILSLITVTGNILVILSIKVNKNLQTINNYFLFSLACADLLIGICSMNFYAIFIVIDQWPLGEVECDLWLIADYVVSNASVMNLLLISFDRYFCVTKPMTYPACRSTKIAGMMIAAAWILSFVLWTSLIMSWQFIAGRRSLLFTHCHCQFFFNPWVTFVASIITFYLPLSIMACLYWRIAKTSYNSIKRNSRRTSGSSLSEIVSFVQGEVIGSTTKQDKEETAAGKEKEMLQQHSVTALFRESQADQMDSASETVNASTSRELSSLRSFTNVSDRNVRVQILEKWRRRVSTCREKKVTRTIVAVMVAFIVTWTPYNIMVLVHALCNNCVPKTLWSTLYWLCYVNSTVNPACYALCNDTFKITFKHLLLCQYKNIRGRWFPA